From Chryseobacterium shandongense, the proteins below share one genomic window:
- a CDS encoding TolC family protein, whose protein sequence is MSIKTTSVSLFLMFSAKIFCQQFSLKYCIEKAQQNNTVIKLAEQSLETRQKLMAAGKNNGLPKLDLLAGYNYIGEPLQINLQQVKDGVVEGSANQAVYSANTVYQQITGNPLSQQVQDVIYQTSKDIIGAVYPNYNPEITKQSYFLAGLVVRQPIYLGGKLKSSRKLSEEQVKSGEANLESSKDLTAYNIALQYIQVMYLNSMIDKQKNSLESLQKNEAYAGNLLKAEIIPPYQKNWADIARMHGETNLKSLTMEKENAMFILKDMMGIPLDEPVEITEKLNESTEIPVFSSESANADVKLLQSKKAETETGLDITKSLSRPNVFAIGNVQFFRKDLPVITPPWLVGIEMQWTLFDPERRSKNLASQSLVKEADLLIEQKQKSVNLATKIAENKLVSLKEQSETFNASRKQAYTTTEMIRKRMENSLSSVKDVNDALQLQYETEKLYYTSLVAYQTALATYFYITGNPENITNYIP, encoded by the coding sequence ATGAGCATAAAGACAACTTCTGTGTCGCTTTTTTTGATGTTTTCAGCAAAAATTTTTTGTCAGCAGTTTTCTTTAAAATATTGCATTGAAAAAGCACAGCAAAACAATACCGTGATAAAGCTTGCCGAACAGTCGCTTGAAACCCGGCAGAAGCTTATGGCAGCAGGAAAAAATAACGGACTTCCAAAGCTAGATCTTCTGGCAGGTTACAACTACATCGGTGAACCTCTCCAAATCAATCTGCAGCAGGTGAAAGATGGTGTGGTAGAAGGGTCGGCCAATCAGGCAGTGTATTCAGCCAATACAGTCTATCAGCAGATTACAGGCAATCCGCTTTCCCAGCAGGTGCAGGATGTTATTTATCAAACCTCAAAAGACATTATCGGTGCTGTTTATCCCAATTACAATCCCGAAATTACCAAGCAAAGTTATTTCCTGGCCGGGCTCGTCGTGCGGCAGCCTATTTATCTGGGTGGAAAGCTGAAATCGTCCCGGAAACTTTCCGAAGAGCAGGTGAAAAGCGGCGAAGCCAACCTTGAGTCTTCAAAAGATCTTACGGCATACAATATCGCTTTGCAATATATTCAGGTGATGTACCTGAATTCAATGATTGATAAACAAAAGAACAGCCTCGAATCTCTTCAGAAAAATGAAGCTTATGCCGGAAACCTTCTCAAAGCAGAAATTATCCCGCCCTATCAGAAAAACTGGGCAGATATTGCCAGAATGCACGGCGAAACCAATCTGAAAAGTTTAACCATGGAAAAGGAAAATGCCATGTTTATTTTAAAAGATATGATGGGAATTCCTCTTGATGAGCCGGTAGAAATTACCGAAAAGCTGAATGAATCTACAGAAATTCCTGTTTTCTCATCAGAATCTGCCAATGCGGATGTTAAACTTCTTCAAAGTAAAAAAGCAGAAACGGAGACAGGTCTGGATATCACCAAGTCATTGTCGAGGCCTAATGTATTTGCTATCGGAAATGTTCAGTTTTTCAGAAAAGACCTGCCCGTAATTACGCCTCCATGGCTGGTTGGTATTGAAATGCAATGGACTCTTTTCGATCCCGAAAGGCGTTCTAAAAATCTTGCCTCTCAGTCTTTGGTAAAAGAAGCTGATCTTCTCATTGAGCAAAAGCAGAAATCCGTAAATCTCGCTACTAAAATAGCAGAGAATAAACTGGTAAGCCTTAAAGAACAGAGTGAAACTTTCAATGCTTCCCGAAAACAGGCATACACCACAACGGAAATGATAAGAAAAAGAATGGAAAACAGCCTGTCTTCCGTAAAAGATGTTAATGATGCATTACAGCTGCAATATGAAACCGAAAAGCTTTACTACACGTCACTTGTAGCGTATCAGACCGCTCTGGCAACTTATTTTTATATTACAGGAAATCCTGAGAATATTACGAACTATATTCCCTGA
- a CDS encoding HlyD family secretion protein: MKNFIKNYWAVFIPIVILAAALIYLLKDKSADVPKDAVIGMVDAEFVDVSASLPGRVLDIPVKEGDEVKENQIVARMKTSEIETIQSQVADAVEIARNQMDKVNRGVEPEVLASAKNLQQIAQQQMDLMSKTYSRFQNLYAEGVVSGQERDVIYFKYKAAQKELETAKLNVQLLERGSNKEMKNSAQAIFNQAEKAEKLTQEIKDNASLKAPISGTISTIVSKKGEMVNAGYPMMTIQKDDSFFVKFNLRQNQMAKIDKGSLVTIKIPGCIPETMKGKVSELAPALGYADWVPEKQNGEFELRTFQIKVKPENLQSVKGLRSGMTAQLILP, from the coding sequence ATGAAGAATTTTATAAAAAACTATTGGGCTGTTTTTATTCCGATTGTCATACTTGCAGCAGCTCTTATCTATCTTCTGAAAGATAAATCAGCTGATGTTCCGAAGGATGCAGTCATCGGGATGGTAGATGCTGAATTTGTAGATGTTTCAGCTTCTCTTCCCGGGCGTGTTCTTGATATTCCGGTAAAGGAAGGAGATGAGGTGAAAGAAAATCAGATTGTGGCCCGGATGAAAACTTCTGAGATTGAGACCATTCAGTCTCAGGTTGCAGATGCCGTTGAAATCGCACGAAATCAAATGGATAAGGTAAACCGTGGCGTAGAACCGGAAGTATTGGCCTCTGCAAAAAATCTTCAGCAGATTGCGCAGCAGCAGATGGACCTGATGTCTAAAACCTACAGCCGCTTTCAGAATCTGTATGCCGAAGGAGTGGTTTCCGGTCAGGAAAGGGATGTGATTTATTTTAAATATAAGGCTGCCCAAAAAGAGCTGGAAACCGCAAAGCTGAATGTACAGCTTCTGGAAAGAGGAAGCAACAAGGAGATGAAAAACTCTGCGCAGGCAATTTTTAATCAGGCAGAAAAAGCTGAAAAGCTTACTCAGGAGATTAAAGATAATGCTTCTTTAAAAGCTCCGATATCAGGTACAATATCAACTATCGTTTCTAAAAAAGGCGAAATGGTGAATGCGGGATATCCGATGATGACCATTCAAAAAGACGATTCATTTTTTGTGAAATTCAATCTTCGTCAGAATCAAATGGCAAAAATTGATAAAGGAAGTCTGGTAACGATAAAAATTCCGGGCTGCATACCCGAAACAATGAAAGGCAAAGTTTCTGAGCTTGCTCCGGCTTTAGGCTACGCTGACTGGGTTCCGGAAAAGCAGAACGGAGAATTTGAGCTGAGAACCTTCCAGATCAAAGTGAAGCCGGAAAATCTCCAATCTGTAAAGGGGCTTCGGTCCGGAATGACAGCGCAGCTTATTTTACCGTAA
- a CDS encoding DUF6603 domain-containing protein: protein MSAKMIVLSADVQLFNKNFILTGAVGDRETILRVKTKDIASIVQQFVGDASFFSMIEGILPEEVELLLILPKGKENIFSISADFAEKKVRINIVKTGKYTLFSYWINNSIAFSNLPLVGEYIPAEHAISGIGFMYLKKKDINSTIDPEDFSLSLFPQLKVFSDDGKTLMLNEGENVFINYNAGKGETCLTYPENLQNIDSDNDSQNNNQQNKESVFKITEVGADTDFQNGNKSVLLKLSARLAISRFSFEVIGLNVGLNINHYLETIKAYSKQKESDPLKLLTGLFKGTSFGIQGLALQYKSPAFSIYGGFYREQSTKSEEYNGLLTIKLQKIEIIALGSYVKQSTYSSLFAFGYLGLTIPLHPAFEIKGFALGLGLNREFKLPPISEIENFPLIQIVQNNGPRPGEGIKEIFSRLNHYIPPKEGAYVIMIGLRFQSFKIIDTIALIALNIENGLVFNMLGLSVMEVPEVYKIKFAFSLQADFNSGFVIARGEITEGSYLIFKEVKLQGSFVFAMWFSESLKGDFLFTIGGYHPNFNAPKHYPSSGELYRLGFSLRRGNLSAALQMYFALTPQAIMFGLIGRLNYTLDLSKSVTIDYWIGSKTFTFTIGVEVEIKLEAHFIIFWKPFSYKADLELLFNVRLYADFWFFAININVNLNARLSIWGPDLEGIAYLNVAGYGFTVKFGNSAIRSTQLTIHEFKKEFIPDDHLRLNISNGKISKETDRDNDKETAIVNPKDFVLEVTSQIPFTSITLKDTKAITCNTAFGVTYQRHNSKTFTHEVTIEVLYMEGSVPQVQKCWNIEPVLQNMPKALWSREPLTQNSVLSGDGLIKNLTTGAVVKFPEVKTGEMISGQKLENYDETFYTYAQKSSPKVQEFKKGKIKEKDKSAFENLGRDKKGFSTILDENEWDFTDLLSDEEMYSYSSDNEIISYSINI, encoded by the coding sequence ATGAGCGCGAAAATGATAGTCCTTTCGGCGGATGTTCAGCTTTTTAATAAAAACTTTATTCTTACAGGAGCTGTAGGAGATAGAGAAACCATACTGCGTGTAAAAACCAAAGATATTGCTTCCATTGTACAGCAGTTTGTGGGTGATGCTTCATTTTTTTCCATGATAGAAGGAATTCTGCCGGAAGAGGTTGAATTGTTATTGATACTACCGAAAGGGAAAGAAAATATATTTTCCATATCCGCAGATTTTGCTGAAAAAAAGGTCAGAATCAATATTGTTAAAACCGGAAAATACACTTTGTTTAGCTACTGGATCAACAATTCAATTGCTTTTTCCAATCTTCCGCTGGTAGGAGAATACATTCCGGCAGAACATGCCATTTCAGGAATTGGATTTATGTATCTGAAAAAGAAGGATATAAATAGTACAATTGATCCTGAAGATTTTTCATTATCGTTATTTCCACAACTAAAAGTGTTTTCTGATGATGGTAAAACCTTGATGCTGAATGAAGGTGAAAATGTATTTATAAACTATAATGCAGGAAAAGGAGAAACTTGTTTAACCTATCCTGAAAATCTGCAGAATATTGATTCTGATAATGACTCACAAAACAATAATCAGCAAAATAAAGAATCTGTCTTCAAAATTACTGAAGTAGGAGCCGATACCGATTTTCAGAACGGAAACAAATCGGTACTTCTTAAGTTGTCAGCAAGACTTGCCATTTCAAGATTTTCGTTTGAAGTGATTGGGCTAAATGTAGGGCTCAACATTAATCATTATTTAGAAACTATAAAAGCGTATTCTAAACAAAAAGAAAGCGATCCGCTAAAATTACTTACCGGACTTTTCAAAGGAACCTCTTTCGGAATCCAGGGATTGGCGCTTCAGTACAAATCGCCTGCTTTTTCAATCTATGGGGGTTTTTATCGTGAACAATCGACCAAAAGCGAAGAATACAACGGTTTATTAACCATTAAGCTTCAGAAAATTGAAATCATAGCATTGGGCTCTTATGTAAAACAAAGCACGTATTCTTCATTGTTTGCATTCGGATATCTCGGACTGACAATTCCGCTGCATCCTGCATTTGAAATCAAAGGCTTTGCGCTTGGTTTAGGATTGAACCGCGAATTTAAACTTCCGCCTATCAGTGAGATTGAAAATTTTCCGTTAATTCAGATCGTCCAGAATAACGGGCCACGCCCCGGAGAAGGAATCAAAGAAATATTTTCAAGACTGAACCATTATATTCCGCCTAAAGAAGGAGCCTATGTAATCATGATCGGATTAAGGTTTCAGTCATTTAAAATAATTGATACCATCGCGCTTATTGCTCTTAATATTGAAAACGGATTGGTATTCAATATGTTGGGGTTAAGCGTTATGGAAGTTCCCGAAGTGTACAAAATTAAGTTTGCATTTTCATTACAGGCAGATTTTAATTCAGGTTTTGTGATCGCGCGAGGAGAAATTACAGAAGGAAGTTATCTGATTTTTAAAGAGGTTAAACTGCAGGGAAGCTTTGTTTTTGCCATGTGGTTTTCAGAAAGTCTGAAAGGTGATTTTTTATTTACCATCGGTGGATATCATCCTAATTTTAATGCGCCAAAACATTATCCGTCGTCAGGAGAACTATATCGTTTAGGATTTTCATTACGACGTGGAAATCTTTCGGCTGCACTTCAGATGTATTTTGCTTTGACGCCTCAAGCAATAATGTTCGGGTTAATCGGAAGATTGAATTACACATTGGATCTTTCAAAAAGCGTTACTATTGATTATTGGATCGGGTCCAAAACTTTCACTTTTACCATTGGTGTCGAAGTTGAAATAAAACTTGAAGCTCATTTCATAATTTTTTGGAAGCCTTTTAGTTATAAGGCTGATTTAGAGTTGTTGTTTAATGTAAGGCTGTATGCTGATTTCTGGTTTTTCGCAATCAATATCAACGTTAATCTCAACGCAAGATTAAGCATTTGGGGACCGGATCTAGAAGGTATTGCCTATCTTAATGTTGCGGGATATGGCTTCACGGTCAAATTTGGGAACTCTGCTATCAGAAGTACACAGCTTACCATTCATGAGTTTAAAAAGGAATTCATTCCTGATGATCATTTGAGATTGAATATTTCCAATGGCAAAATTTCCAAAGAAACAGATAGAGATAATGATAAAGAAACGGCCATAGTGAATCCGAAAGATTTTGTCCTGGAGGTCACCAGTCAGATTCCTTTTACATCAATAACTCTGAAAGATACAAAAGCAATAACCTGTAATACTGCGTTTGGAGTTACCTATCAAAGACACAATTCCAAAACATTTACACATGAGGTTACTATTGAAGTGCTGTACATGGAAGGGAGTGTGCCTCAGGTACAGAAATGCTGGAATATTGAACCTGTTTTGCAGAATATGCCTAAAGCTTTATGGAGCAGGGAACCTTTAACCCAAAATTCCGTGCTTTCAGGTGACGGTCTTATAAAAAATTTGACAACTGGAGCGGTAGTTAAGTTTCCGGAAGTAAAGACTGGAGAAATGATTTCCGGTCAAAAATTAGAAAATTATGATGAAACCTTTTATACCTATGCTCAAAAAAGCAGTCCAAAAGTTCAGGAATTTAAAAAAGGAAAAATAAAAGAAAAGGATAAATCTGCCTTTGAAAATTTAGGCCGGGATAAAAAAGGGTTTAGTACAATCCTCGATGAAAACGAATGGGATTTTACCGACTTGCTCTCTGATGAAGAAATGTATTCATACTCATCAGATAATGAGATTATTAGCTATTCAATTAATATATAA